The Polyodon spathula isolate WHYD16114869_AA chromosome 10, ASM1765450v1, whole genome shotgun sequence genome contains the following window.
TGGATACAAGCACCTCCTACAGGGTGGGTACAGATATAAGATCACTCTGTGTCTTCTAAGGAGGTGCTGCTGTTGCTTTACAGGCCCCACCGTGGAGCAGCAGGCTGAAATGGCTCGCAGTGGAGGAAGGACTCTATCTTCTTTGCTGCCACAGCAGGTCATTTTAtagctttttaaaacaatgcacagtAAATTGACTTCAGTATTCACACAGTAAATGTTGTATTTTCTCatacttttctgttttttgttaagcatTTCCGCACTGGATCTCAATTTGCATGTTTGCTCCAGGTAGATGGGGCTCTGACACACAGTTAGTGCCACTGATCTGTGCTTGGTTTTAGAAAATGTAGTATAGGTCCTAACAAAGTGTTATATGATTTTTATACTGTAGTGTCAGTTTCATAAGTAAATACAAGAGAGTTTgcattaattttttgtttttgttctgctttcatttgtgtgttaaaaaaatcaatgtcTTGTTTCTCTGTAGAGAGCTGAGATTATCTGTCACCTGGCTGATCTTCTGACTGACCAGAGGGAGGATATTCTTGCAGCTAACAAGAAAGACCTGGAGGTTGCTGTCAGCGGAGGTAATCATTTACCTTTACTTAGTCCTTCTAATCGACCGCAGCAAAACTGAAAAGAACCAAGAAAATATCTTTTGGTATAAATACAGAAGAGGCAGAAAGAAACAGTGAAATGGGAACCCTGCTAATAAACGCACATTATAACCTCTCTATGTTACAGTACTGTGCGGTAGTATTAAGGGTTTTGGTGTCTAAACATGTTGTAGGAGAATATTAAGCATTTGTTATTTGTCTGCTTTCGTTTTAATATGTtgatttgtattcatttgttcATACTTTCCAAATTTTAGGTCGGTTGTCTCAACCCCTGCTGAAACGATTAAGTCTCTCTCCTTCAAAGTTAAACAGCCTGTCCATTGGGCTGCGTCAGATTGCAGTGTCCTCTCGGGATAGCGTGGGGAGAGTGATACGCCGCACACGTATTGCTAACaatctggagctggagcagataACTGTCCCCATCGGGGTTCTGCTGGTGATCTTCGAGTCACGTCCAGACTGCCTCCCGCAGGTAATCACTAATGAATAGATTGATGATTAGTCTATATGGGTGGTTGCATATTGTGGGTGATGCAGTGGGTTAACACACTGTACTGGTAAACTGTTttgcatttaatgcattttactttatatttttagCACTGGCTTAAAGGATGAAGTTATAATATAATGTAGAAAACGAACACGTTtagaggtgggggtggggtgggaggaTGGAATTGTAGATGCTGTGGAAAGcactaaaataaagtttgaattTGTAGGTCTCAGCATTGGCTATTGCGAGTGGAAATGCCTTACTGCTCAAAGGAGGAAAAGAAGCATCAAACACCAACCAGATTTTGCACCGATTAACGCAGGAAGCCCTTTCTGTCCATGGAGTCAAGGATGCTGTACAGCTAGTAAGGGAGTATGATACATTACAGTCCAACCTTGTTTCATTATTGTAAACAACCAACATACAGCCCAATATCTGCAAATGAGGAGGGGgaactaactttttttattccttgAGACCAATGATATTGAACAAAGTAAATTAAAGGTTTTAAGATGTATGATGTAGCTTTTAGAACTAGTAGATTTTCAATCACTTGTGTCAACACTGGGACTGTCATTATGGTACATCTCCAAGCTATTGggcaatatataaaacatttgccCTGGAAAGAGAGGTTCTTGTCAACTGTTAAGACATTACTGCACCAACGTTAGTTATCCTTATAAGAAAATCTGACTTTTTCAGCAGGGAAAaacaatatagattttttttttgtcttggtaGCTTTTATTGAGTAAAATCTTCATGTCTAACAATCATCCATAAAGCAAAGCATAGAAACTAAAGCTGCGTCAACTACAATAAAGTAACAGCCTATTCAGTTACATGTAGCTCGTGTATGTATAACAATGTAACTACAATAAAGTAACAGGCTATTCAGTTACATGTAGCTCGTGTATGTATAACAATGTAACTACAATAAAGTAACAGGCTATTCAGTTACATGTAGCTTGTGTATGTATAACAATGTAACTACAATAAAGTAACAGGCTATTCAGTTACATGTAGCTCGTGCATGTATAACAATGTAACTACAACAAAGTAACAGGCTATTCAGTTACATGTAGCTCGTGTATGTATAACAATGTAACTACAATAAAGTAACAGGCTATTCAGTTACATGTAGCTTGTGTATGTATAACAATGTATACAATAAAGTAACAGTCTATTCAGTTACATGTAGCTTGTGTATATATAACAAATTTTTGCAAACCTCCTATCGAGGAGTTTGTTACCTGAATATCCTGTAGTCAGGGAGCTGCCTTGCGCTTGTTCTGAGAACTCGCTCACTCTACCTGTATTGATCCGTTAATAAATCACAGGTGAGCACCCGTGAAGAGGTGGAAGATCTTTGCCGCTTGAATCAGCTGATTGATTTAATAATCCCAAGGGGTTCCTCCCATCTTGTGAGAGACATCCAGAGAGCAGCAAAGGGAATGCCGGTCCTGGGGCACAGTGAGGGAGTCTGCCACGTGTACATCGACCAAGAAGCCAGCATTGAAAAAGTGATCAATATCAGTGAGTATGCAGCCAAATCCAGGCTGTCCTGGCACACCATATATTCACATGCAGGGTTTGTTTGGGTGTAGTATAGTAAATcaggtttgttttatattgtgtcATTTTCTCAGGAGTTGGACTTCTTGTATTTCTTGCTATGGCTTTTATGCTTCAATGTATACAACCTTAGTTTTTATTCcaagtgttgaaaaaaaaaaaaatctcatctgCTTTAAAATGTGACAAAAGTAGCCTTCTTATAGTCCTATTCCAAAATGTTCAAAGAAATCATTTCAAATGGAGTAAATTGTGTTTTGCAGTAAGGGATTCCAAGTGTGATTACCCAGCTGCCTGCAATGCTATGGAAACACTGCTGGTGCACAGAGATCTGATGAGAAGCCCTCTTTTTGACCAGATAATTGACATGCTTAGGGTGGAACAGGTGAGTTTCAGAAGGGCTGAAGGGCTTAGTGTAATTCTTACCTTTTTGTAAACCTTAAGATCCCTTATTTAACTCATTAAGCCTCCCAGGACTCCTAGATCCCAGTCTGAGGTACTGAATAAgtgcatgtaaaaaaagaaatgttgtctTATTCTCATGTGTACTCTATTTATTCTTTagcttgacaaaaataattcagagcTGAAAGCGTTAATAAGAATTAGACCCAATCTAGCTGTGTTTTTCACCAGTTATCttgctttatatttttttcttaggtTAAAATCCACGCTGGACCAAAGTTTGCCTCATACTTGACATTTAGTCCCTCTGAAGTGAAGTCCTTGCGCACAGAGTATGGTGACCTGGAGTGTTGCATTGAAGTAGTGGACAGTGTGCAGGATGCTATCGATCACATTCACAAGTACGGCAGCTCACACACGGACGTCATTGTTACAGAGAATGGTGAGTGACTGAGTGGAATCCAAACGTGCACTGGACAAATAAATAATGGCACTATAGTAAGCTGTGTAAGTCAacagtataaaatacatttcaggctACTTTTTAATGATGAAGtcataaaaaaaagtagttaTAGCATTTACTTTTGTATAGAGCAAATGGATAATTCATAAGCTTTGTGTATTGACTGTGTACTCGCTTGTTAGCTGGTCTCCATATTGTATACATGCTGCTGGTGTAATAATGTACTTAGTGTATGTGCATCTGCATGTTGTAGCCTTTTTATTTggtaaatctgattttttttttccagaggagACAGCCGAGTATTTTCTGCAGCATCTGGACAGCGCCTGTGTTTTCTGGAACTCAAGCTCGCGTTTCTCAGATGGATATCGTTTTGGCTTAGgtctgtcacaaaaaaaaaaaaaattaaagctttcattgtttgtttttaaagttctcTTTGGCACTAGAATCAAGCGTACAAAGAGGTCTTCCTAGAGCTCAACAAGGCATGTTTTAGTTGCTGTGTGAATTAAATATTTGGAAGGGGAGGGGGACGGACAGACATATATTCTCTGACACTGGAAATGAGGTGGAGGTTGGAGAGGACGCGGTAAACTCGAAAGTATGGCAGACTGCAAATTGTACAAATGGCTTGAATACTATTGGTAGCTGCCACTGCTTGAAGGTTGAAGTTAGTCCAATGTCTGGTAGACTTGGGGGCAGTGGTTTAAGGTGTATTTAGAGTTTATGAAATGTTACTCAGCATTCCAATGAATGGTTCTGCTTCCCTTGCTTCAGGAGCGGAGGTGGGCATCAGTACAGCTCGTATCCATGCACGTGGACCAGTGGGACTCGAGGGGCTTCTGACCACCAAGTGGGTTCTGCGTGGGGATGGGCACACCGTTGCTGATTTTTCAGAACAAGGAAGCATGAAATACCTTCACGAGAACATCGCCGTGACACACAGAACATCCTCTTAACTATTTTCAAAGAACTGAAAAGGAATTCAGAAAAGTACAGCAGGGATATTGTTTACAGCATTGATGTAAACTCTTGCATCCTAACCATGAGTCTTGATGAAAATCGAACAAATCCCTATGAGAATGTTCTTACTTGGGTATTGCTCGGATTATTTAAAAAGGCATTCAGTTAGTGTGAATCAGAGCTAAAGTTCTGAAACTGTATTTCTTTGGACACCTTTTCCTGTGTTGCTGTTTCTGGATTATGTGTCTTTGTTTTCTGCTTCCTTGTCAGTACATATGCTTTTGAAAAGGGTAATGTAACATTCCAGAGTTGTCATTTTGAATGTAAAACAGCATGAGaaagaaatactgtttttgtaGGAGATTGTTTCGGAATAAAGTTTTGCTGAACTTTGGTGAATTATTATTGCTTCTGGATATTAATAGCTAAAGTGAAGAGAGCATGGTCTTGACATAAACTTAGATCGCCCAAAGTCACAGAAATTTTACTGCAACACCATCATTAAAGGAAGACAACATGAAATTTGTGTCTCTAAATAATGGGAACTctgtgttaatattttatttttagttgggGCAGTCATttagatttttgtattattacaccACGTCAATTCTTTCATCAGAATGACAAGACAATTGACAAATCTCAATCTTTCTTGTTGAACTGCTGCcctactgtttttttctttttcttggacCTTGCCAAAACAGCAATTCTAACTTGATTTCTAACTTTCCCCCCTTTGCTATTTAGCATTTCAACACCCCACTGCATAATTTTGCAGACGCTGTCATGTTTGAGGCACATGTCAAAATACCAGTCCTCTAGTTTAGAGCAGCAGCATGGCTCCCTGCTTACTCTGGTCCTTCCTCTGTCGCTTTGTTGCTTAGCTGCcaaattaatacacacacacacacgtttaactGAAACAATGTTAAAGATTTCTTGACTTAGTTTGGTATTTAAATTAGTGATGAGCAACTCTGACTGCTGTAAGTTCACGTTACTTAAATATGACTGAAGTTACACACTTAAATATTAttctatatgtttttattattcaatttttttttcaggtggtcTTCATGTAAACTTGGCAGGGAGAGTCCGGTGCAAGCAATCAGGCAACAAGCAGAAAATCAAACGGCTGTTGAAATAGTTAATGATACTAAGcacttttatttaacagaaataaagcaagaccaatcatttttaaacaaataataataacccacTGGGGCTCTTCTTAAACCACAGCCTCTACAGGACTGCAAACAGGCCAGGTGCAGCCTATTATACACCTGCATCAGGTAAAACCAACTGAATAATTTGTTAATTGGGTCTCCAATTATGGCCCATTATTTTCTCCATTCTGTCCACATTCTCATATGCAAATGTGAGGATTTTAAATCAAAATCCAAACTTAACCCTTTGCCGGGTCAAATtaatacgcacacacacacatttaactgAAACAATGTTAAAGATTTATACCAAAAGCAAACAGATTTGACAATAGAGGCAGTATGGCGTGGATGTGTCTGGTGGAATTCTTCACATTTGTACTGCAGAATATGGGAATGAATGAAACAAGTACCGGTACAACATAAGCTACagtattaacacaaaataaatcacaaaaataaaccctGTTTACAAATGAGGGTTTTTCACCCCATCACAGTATCCATTATAAAGGAAACTGAACAGTCAAGAAGGTGAGATGGAAATCCTTTGTTAGAGTGAACAATAGAAGTATAGTGTATAGCATATGGATAACTGTGCTATCTGCCATGTTTCTATCAGCACTGTGGAACCAGCCTGTAATACTGTAGCATGGATTGTGAAATAGCCACGGACATAATATACTTAACAGTTAAAGTAGTTTTTAAGGGAATGATGTTAAAAGTATACTAAACTGATGTGACGATTTGTACTTTTGAGAAACCCTTCTAGGGACAGTGCCAACAGGGCAAGTGTGTACCAGAACTGCATTGTGTCAAAATAGACACTGATGTCCTTTATCCGAACAGAGAATTGGCAAAGCCATAAAGCAGGGCTCTCCTTGTTCTGTTGGGGGGTAATAAAGAGGCTCAAATGACTTTATTCCAGCACTGTTAATGTTCTCTAAAGTTTAGAAGAGTAGTGGCTATAATTACTTGTATTCTGCTAAGTGAACACAAATTGCACCCAGTGTAGTTACTCTACTCTCCTATACTATGTAATTGATTATAGTGGCGAATGGTGAGTATCGAGTTCAACCCCAAATCCAAATTCATGTTCATATTTGTATAAGAACACCATTGCTGGTGTCAGTACAGGTTTGGGTCAGTGGAGAGGTTTTGACCAAGCAGGCAGTGTTtaacacattcaatacaaactGCAGCTGAAATGTGGGTTCTCAGGGATGATGTTGTATTAAACAACAGCTGTTCAAGTGTGGCGTGTGAAGGAGGTGCTTGCTGTGCATTCTACTGCTATCATGCAGTGCTTCACTGTTCTTATGATAGCATTCAATTAGGAGCCTTTTTAATGGGCTGAGTGCAGGTTACATATAATATTAACTAATTAATATAGCAACTGGGTAATGTTTACggtaaaaaagaacaaaaaataaataaaaagctcaaGCAATTGTGTGAATTTTAcgatttgtattttaaactttcaGTGATACATAATTTAATTTGAACAATTTAGAGTTACATATAGCTCTCCCTCATGCGTCTGAAAGAGCCAATAGTGGAGTTCATGCCACCCCAGTCGCTGCATCTGCTGTATTCTCCTGGCCTCATgaagtactgtctgcccctgtaGTTAGGCTGTTCATAGAAGGTCCAGTAGCCTTCCATCACATTGCAGGAGTTGATGTCATGGTACCGGAAGCGGTCGTAGACATTAGGGCAGTCGTCCATGAATTCCATCATCTGGCCTCCAAAGTCAGGTCTCTCATAGATTCTCATTCTGTAGTTTCCTCTATACTACAATTTGAGATAAATGATATTAGTTAAGTATTTaccaaataacataaaataatatagGAAACATTGGGCTATAACTTACATGTGGAAACATACGGCAAGACCTAATGCAGTCGTTGTACCCCATCCAGCGCTGGTAGTCCGGATATTCTCCCCTGTTCAGGGTGTACTGGTAGCCCATGTAGTTTGGCTTTTCATAGAGCACCCAGTATCCGCTGTCCACTCGGATGGAGTTGCAGTGGTTGAAGTAGGAATGCAGGTCAGCACAGTCGCTGCTGCACTCATAGTGGCGCCCCTGGAAGTTCCTGTCCTCGTAGAAGATGATCtgaaaaattgaaaagaaaatgaataaggATAGAATTGCCTCAGTTGATCAAATGTGTAATTGTACATTGCACATTCAGATAGCAAAATCAATGTagatttcttttaaatatgtgttttttttaattcctcttATAATTCTGTCTAGCTTTAATAAATTGAATCCTGTTTGTATAAAGCATTTAGAATGGATACTAGTTTTCCACTACAGCATGCAAGGATGGTATAGATCAGGCCATGGACTTGAAACCTGAGACCCTGAGATGTACAGTAACTGACTGATAAGCAATGacgacttttatttatttatttatgtatttattattacagaTTCTCATCCCTTCTTGGATCCACAGTAATCTGCTCAAGTTTACCTTTCCCATGATGGTGGTTCAGGTATTGCTCTGCAATACAACTGGTGTCTGTCACTTCCCTTTTATATGTTTGGCTGAAAGCCACAtgcttttttatgttaatcagTACATTACCTTTGTTACAAAACACTAAAGTGTCCCTTTAACAATGCAGAGCTCGACGCATGCAGTTTGTAGAGCTGCTTTTCAGTATGGTAATTCTTTATAAATTCTGTATCAGCACTATTTTTTCCAGCTCTGACAATATCTTTGTTACAACCCCTAAAGGGGTTCTTTATACACTGCAAAACTCCATGCAGGCAGTTTGCAGGGTTGCTTTTCCAGACAAAAGACTATGTTCTCTGTACTGTTTCAATAAGATGGTGATGCAATGGTGTATATTGTTTaggaaataaaaatctatattgcAAACAAAATGGGTCCTAGACCTTGAAAGTGATCAAAGTCATTTTTCTTACCATTTTGATAGAATGAAAGACAAAGTTAAGGACTCCTGAAAAATCTTTTGTATTTACTTGTTTTTCTGACATTTGTTTTAATCTGAAAAGTAACAATATGGTTTTTAAGTTGTGattgttaaaatgaaaaatcaacatttttatatttttgttcacatgtCATATAAAGAAAGATTTACGACCAAATACTCCAAATTTTTGTGAATAATAATATTCCAACAGTTCAATTTATTTAGTAAACTATCATATTTCACAAGTAAACTATTTCTTCCTCAAcaatatgactaggtaacccattccatcccctccccactccctGTGTGAAGAATGGTCTcattccctctgtcctaagtctatctccacttaatttccaaacTTCtcctttggtcctggtttctgtattgtttagggttaactatgtcaacttcttttaagattttaaagacttcaatcatgtccaCCCtagttcttctttgttctaggctacaTTTACTTCTGTTGTGAAACAACATTTTTTCCCTGTTGAGATAGTTTGATTGAAAACAACAATATTTCCAGtgcttatattttactttttttaagtaaAGATTTTTCCATGTTAGAATGTGATCACTTCCTGTACTTCAATTCAGACCCCTGCTCTAGGACTCATCATCCAAACTGCATTCTTCTGAgccattaggttttttttttctaagaaaggGTAAATGCGCAGATCAGGTCTCGTATCTGTACCACTGAGTACCAAGTAAGAAAAAATCTACTTTCTGAAATCAATTCAAAACCAGGCGGAGCAGTCTGAGTAAAACTAGCTCCAAAGTTCTTAGAGTACCAATTTTCAACAAACTGTATACATCTTTCATAGTTTAGATATAAAATGTGTTCCCTGATCCGTTAACCTGATTAGCTATGTTCGATTCCCCTTGTGGTCTTCGCATTGACCACGTCTGATTCCATGCTAGGTATCCAATCTTAACAGTGTAACTGTGGCAATCTTTCATAAACTGCACCTCACTTTGAATAGAGACAGTCAAGCCCTTTCTGCACCTACCAGTCTCTGTTTACCTACATAGATTGATTGACAGACTATTCCCTTTTACGATGGTGGATTTGATCAGCATGGTAGCTGTCACTCCCTCAAAGACACATATTGCCAGATTTtttttcagctcaacaaaaagtttcttttctattttcgatttcaaagaacaacaaaaaatccTATCCAAAGTAATTACGTTTGTAATATTTGGAactttagaaatgtttattttaaagtatatgcctgtataaatatatattgtaataccaGTGTTTCATATaatctgtgaaaataataataacaatatttattttatactgtgtttttttttctcttatattAGTGTGACAGTGAACTAGACTACGCTTATTATACACCTGTGAAATGCTGATAGAATGCAATGGAAGTTGGAGGAGACACTATGAAtgattcatatttgttttttgtacttgttAATTCTAGTATAATGTATTGACCTATGTAAAATGAACACTTTGTAAAACATCAAAAGTCACCAATTTGACTCCAATTCCCCAAATAAGCAGTCTATGGTAACAGTGTTTCCGATATCTAGTATGTTGTATAGAATGCCCAAAATACTATTGGCATTCACTATTGTCATAATAATCAAGTATTTACAGAAGGTTTGAAAGAGTGGGATCTCTTATGCTTAGTTCAAATATTATACCAGCGTTAAATAATGCATTAATGCTTTCAAATACATTACAAACCAATTTAAACTTAATAAGAGAATTGCAACTTGCTTCTcaaagttgacattttaaaaacacatgaaatctttagtattgtatttattaggaGAGAAAAGTCTAcacataacattttaatattttcagatttttatttgaaacattcaGTTACAGGTTACATATAGCTTTCCCTCATGCGTCTGAAAGAGCCAATAGTGGAGTTCATTCCACCCCAGTCGCTGCATCTCCTGTATTCCCCTGGCCTCATgaagtactgtctgcccctgtaGTTAGGCTGTTCATAGAAGGTCCAGTAGCCTTCCATCACATTGCAGGAGTTGATGTCATGGTACCGGAAGCGGTCGTAGACATTAGGGCAGTCGTCCATGAATTCCATCATCTGGC
Protein-coding sequences here:
- the LOC121322257 gene encoding delta-1-pyrroline-5-carboxylate synthase-like isoform X2, whose translation is MLYSFALSCKLKAAAGSLQSRFCPRFSRAASQTKYLPVICSSFKSTAVRHWSNIPFITVPLSRTHGKSFVHRSELKHAKRIVVKLGSAVVTRGDECGLALGRLASIVEQVSVLQNQGREMMIVTSGAVAFGKQRLRHEILLSQSVRQALHSGQNQLKEMSVPVLEARACAAAGQSGLMALYEAMFTQYTICAAQILVTNLDFHDDQKRRNLNSTLHELLRMNIVPIINTNDAVVPPPEPNSDLQGVISIKDNDSLAARLAVEMKADLLIALSDVEGLYDLPPESDDAKLIDIFYPGDQQSITFGTKSRVGIGGMEAKVKSALWALQGGTSVVIANGTDPKVTGHVITDIVEGKKVGTFFSEVKPAGPTVEQQAEMARSGGRTLSSLLPQQRAEIICHLADLLTDQREDILAANKKDLEVAVSGGRLSQPLLKRLSLSPSKLNSLSIGLRQIAVSSRDSVGRVIRRTRIANNLELEQITVPIGVLLVIFESRPDCLPQVSALAIASGNALLLKGGKEASNTNQILHRLTQEALSVHGVKDAVQLVSTREEVEDLCRLNQLIDLIIPRGSSHLVRDIQRAAKGMPVLGHSEGVCHVYIDQEASIEKVINIIRDSKCDYPAACNAMETLLVHRDLMRSPLFDQIIDMLRVEQVKIHAGPKFASYLTFSPSEVKSLRTEYGDLECCIEVVDSVQDAIDHIHKYGSSHTDVIVTENEETAEYFLQHLDSACVFWNSSSRFSDGYRFGLGAEVGISTARIHARGPVGLEGLLTTKWVLRGDGHTVADFSEQGSMKYLHENIAVTHRTSS
- the LOC121322257 gene encoding delta-1-pyrroline-5-carboxylate synthase-like isoform X1, which encodes MLYSFALSCKLKAAAGSLQSRFCPRFSRAASQTKYLPVICSSFKSTAVRHWSNIPFITVPLSRTHGKSFVHRSELKHAKRIVVKLGSAVVTRGDECGLALGRLASIVEQVSVLQNQGREMMIVTSGAVAFGKQRLRHEILLSQSVRQALHSGQNQLKEMSVPVLEARACAAAGQSGLMALYEAMFTQYTICAAQILVTNLDFHDDQKRRNLNSTLHELLRMNIVPIINTNDAVVPPPEPNSDLQGVNVISIKDNDSLAARLAVEMKADLLIALSDVEGLYDLPPESDDAKLIDIFYPGDQQSITFGTKSRVGIGGMEAKVKSALWALQGGTSVVIANGTDPKVTGHVITDIVEGKKVGTFFSEVKPAGPTVEQQAEMARSGGRTLSSLLPQQRAEIICHLADLLTDQREDILAANKKDLEVAVSGGRLSQPLLKRLSLSPSKLNSLSIGLRQIAVSSRDSVGRVIRRTRIANNLELEQITVPIGVLLVIFESRPDCLPQVSALAIASGNALLLKGGKEASNTNQILHRLTQEALSVHGVKDAVQLVSTREEVEDLCRLNQLIDLIIPRGSSHLVRDIQRAAKGMPVLGHSEGVCHVYIDQEASIEKVINIIRDSKCDYPAACNAMETLLVHRDLMRSPLFDQIIDMLRVEQVKIHAGPKFASYLTFSPSEVKSLRTEYGDLECCIEVVDSVQDAIDHIHKYGSSHTDVIVTENEETAEYFLQHLDSACVFWNSSSRFSDGYRFGLGAEVGISTARIHARGPVGLEGLLTTKWVLRGDGHTVADFSEQGSMKYLHENIAVTHRTSS
- the LOC121322257 gene encoding delta-1-pyrroline-5-carboxylate synthase-like isoform X3; this encodes MLYSFALSCKLKAAAGSLQSRFCPRFSRAASQTKFPLSRTHGKSFVHRSELKHAKRIVVKLGSAVVTRGDECGLALGRLASIVEQVSVLQNQGREMMIVTSGAVAFGKQRLRHEILLSQSVRQALHSGQNQLKEMSVPVLEARACAAAGQSGLMALYEAMFTQYTICAAQILVTNLDFHDDQKRRNLNSTLHELLRMNIVPIINTNDAVVPPPEPNSDLQGVNVISIKDNDSLAARLAVEMKADLLIALSDVEGLYDLPPESDDAKLIDIFYPGDQQSITFGTKSRVGIGGMEAKVKSALWALQGGTSVVIANGTDPKVTGHVITDIVEGKKVGTFFSEVKPAGPTVEQQAEMARSGGRTLSSLLPQQRAEIICHLADLLTDQREDILAANKKDLEVAVSGGRLSQPLLKRLSLSPSKLNSLSIGLRQIAVSSRDSVGRVIRRTRIANNLELEQITVPIGVLLVIFESRPDCLPQVSALAIASGNALLLKGGKEASNTNQILHRLTQEALSVHGVKDAVQLVSTREEVEDLCRLNQLIDLIIPRGSSHLVRDIQRAAKGMPVLGHSEGVCHVYIDQEASIEKVINIIRDSKCDYPAACNAMETLLVHRDLMRSPLFDQIIDMLRVEQVKIHAGPKFASYLTFSPSEVKSLRTEYGDLECCIEVVDSVQDAIDHIHKYGSSHTDVIVTENEETAEYFLQHLDSACVFWNSSSRFSDGYRFGLGAEVGISTARIHARGPVGLEGLLTTKWVLRGDGHTVADFSEQGSMKYLHENIAVTHRTSS
- the LOC121321551 gene encoding gamma-crystallin S-1-like, which encodes MGKIIFYEDRNFQGRHYECSSDCADLHSYFNHCNSIRVDSGYWVLYEKPNYMGYQYTLNRGEYPDYQRWMGYNDCIRSCRMFPHYRGNYRMRIYERPDFGGQMMEFMDDCPNVYDRFRYHDINSCNVMEGYWTFYEQPNYRGRQYFMRPGEYSRCSDWGGMNSTIGSFRRMRESYM